The Bacteroidota bacterium genome includes a window with the following:
- a CDS encoding xanthine dehydrogenase family protein molybdopterin-binding subunit: protein MLGYIGSAVKRVEDKRFVTGQGQYTDDIVLPKMTYAYIIRSPHAHATINSIDASEAMKMPGVVAFFTGKDMVDDGVLSLPNGWAIGEDQKEPPHYPLAPDKARHVGDSIAVLIAETKAQAIEAAEHVFVDYGVLPAVTDSSAALKSDAPQVHDGAPNNTSFNWELGDKEATDAAIASAHHVTSLSFKNQRLVANAIEPRSAIGDYNSARDELTLYTSSQNPHLIRLLMCAFVLGLPEHKVRVVSPDVGGGFGSKIFHYPEEAICAWTTRKIGRPVKWTAVRSESFITDAHGRDHQSDAEMAFDADGNMVALRVKTLANLGAYLSTFSGAVPTYLYGTLLAGQYRTPNIYVNVLGVMTHTVPVDAYRGAGRPEATYLVERLVDLAAHEMGRDPAELRRQNFIPPDAFPYDTPVALQYDSGNYEGALDKSLEIIDYKALREEQKKARAEGRLLGIGFSAFIEACGIAPSKVVGLLGGRAGLYESASIRVHPTGKVQVYTGSHSHGQGHETTFAQIVASELGVDMGDVEVVHGDTAQIPFGMGTYGSRSLAVGGSAIVKALDKVKAKARKIAAHKLEASEDDLDFSDGNFTVKGTDRSVSFGDVALTAYIPHDYPEGLEPGLEENGFYDPVNFTFPFGSHISVVEIDPETGKVDLLRYVCVDDVGNVINPMIVDGQVHGGLAQGIGQALFEGAHYDDAGQLVTGSFMDYNLPKADNFPQFETDRTVTPCPHNPLGAKGVGEAGAIAATACVANAVIDALYSHGIRDLDMPMTPERVWQALQNGKS, encoded by the coding sequence ATCGTACTGCCAAAGATGACATACGCGTATATCATACGCAGCCCACATGCACACGCCACCATCAATTCGATTGATGCCAGCGAAGCCATGAAAATGCCGGGTGTGGTGGCATTTTTCACAGGCAAAGATATGGTAGACGACGGCGTGCTGTCGCTACCCAATGGCTGGGCGATTGGCGAGGATCAGAAGGAGCCCCCCCACTACCCGCTTGCGCCCGACAAAGCGCGGCATGTAGGAGACAGCATTGCAGTCCTGATTGCAGAAACCAAAGCCCAGGCAATTGAAGCAGCCGAGCATGTGTTTGTTGATTACGGCGTCCTGCCGGCTGTTACAGATTCTTCTGCAGCACTCAAAAGCGATGCACCGCAAGTACACGACGGCGCACCCAACAACACGTCGTTTAACTGGGAATTAGGCGACAAAGAAGCAACCGATGCAGCGATAGCAAGCGCGCACCACGTGACCAGCCTGAGTTTCAAAAACCAGCGCCTGGTGGCCAATGCCATTGAACCGCGTTCTGCCATAGGTGACTACAACAGTGCACGCGACGAGCTCACGCTTTACACCAGTTCTCAAAACCCTCACCTCATCCGCCTGTTGATGTGTGCGTTCGTCCTCGGTCTGCCAGAGCACAAAGTGCGCGTGGTTTCGCCTGATGTTGGGGGTGGATTTGGTAGCAAGATTTTCCATTACCCGGAAGAAGCCATTTGCGCATGGACAACCAGAAAAATCGGCCGGCCCGTTAAATGGACCGCTGTAAGAAGCGAAAGCTTTATCACAGACGCCCATGGCCGCGACCACCAGTCCGATGCTGAAATGGCGTTTGATGCAGACGGCAACATGGTTGCCCTGCGCGTGAAGACCCTCGCCAACCTTGGCGCCTACCTCTCGACTTTCTCAGGCGCCGTACCAACATACCTCTACGGCACGTTGCTCGCCGGCCAGTATCGGACCCCCAACATCTATGTGAATGTACTGGGAGTGATGACGCACACCGTGCCGGTAGACGCCTACCGCGGCGCTGGCCGCCCCGAAGCAACCTATCTTGTAGAACGGCTGGTAGACCTCGCTGCGCACGAAATGGGTAGAGATCCGGCAGAACTCCGCCGGCAGAATTTCATTCCCCCCGACGCCTTCCCTTACGACACCCCGGTTGCCCTTCAATATGACAGCGGCAACTATGAAGGTGCGCTGGATAAGTCGCTTGAAATCATTGATTATAAAGCACTCCGTGAAGAACAGAAAAAAGCGCGGGCTGAAGGCCGGCTGCTTGGCATTGGCTTCTCCGCTTTTATTGAAGCTTGCGGTATTGCACCCTCCAAAGTTGTAGGCTTACTCGGTGGCCGCGCCGGCCTCTATGAAAGTGCCTCGATTCGGGTTCATCCTACTGGAAAGGTACAGGTGTACACCGGATCCCATTCACACGGCCAGGGCCACGAAACGACGTTCGCCCAAATTGTGGCTTCTGAGTTAGGGGTAGATATGGGCGACGTCGAAGTGGTACACGGCGACACAGCGCAGATTCCGTTTGGGATGGGCACCTACGGCTCGCGTAGCCTTGCAGTGGGTGGCAGCGCTATCGTAAAAGCACTCGACAAAGTAAAAGCCAAAGCCCGTAAAATAGCTGCCCACAAGCTGGAAGCCTCAGAAGACGACCTGGACTTTTCAGACGGTAATTTCACTGTAAAAGGTACAGACCGCTCCGTTTCTTTTGGTGATGTTGCGCTAACCGCCTACATCCCCCACGATTATCCGGAAGGCCTTGAACCGGGGCTCGAAGAAAACGGATTTTACGATCCGGTCAACTTCACCTTCCCCTTCGGCTCGCACATTTCGGTGGTTGAGATCGACCCCGAAACGGGCAAAGTTGACCTCCTCCGATATGTTTGTGTGGATGATGTGGGTAACGTCATCAACCCGATGATTGTAGACGGCCAGGTACACGGTGGCCTTGCGCAAGGCATCGGCCAGGCCCTCTTTGAAGGCGCGCACTACGACGACGCCGGCCAGTTGGTCACCGGTTCATTTATGGATTACAACCTGCCTAAAGCAGATAATTTCCCGCAGTTTGAAACAGACCGGACCGTTACGCCTTGCCCGCACAATCCACTGGGTGCCAAGGGCGTTGGGGAAGCCGGCGCTATCGCAGCAACCGCCTGTGTTGCCAACGCTGTGATCGACGCGCTCTACAGCCACGGCATTCGCGACCTCGACATGCCAATGACACCAGAGCGTGTCTGGCAGGCTCTGCAAAACGGGAAGTCATAA
- a CDS encoding xanthine dehydrogenase family protein subunit M: MTPNSFEYQRAGSIEEAVAQLQSHGDEAKLLAGGHSLIPTMKLRLNAPTMLVDLSGISGLDGIEASGNQVHIGAMATHRSVEMSDIVKQHCSAVAETASGIGDPQVRNKGTIGGSLAHADPAADYPAIVLALNATIAVHGPNGARNISADDFFTGMFDTALDDAEIITRVSFPAGGASSGTAYAKFPNPASRFAVVGVAAHITMDGSRCVDARIGITGAAPCAFRATAMEDALKGTALDGESIAAACQHKPDEDDMLSDLSGSAAYRAHLCGVMARRAIMAAAKQARG, translated from the coding sequence ATGACTCCCAATTCATTTGAATACCAGCGCGCCGGCTCCATAGAAGAAGCAGTTGCGCAATTACAGTCCCACGGAGACGAAGCCAAGTTGCTGGCAGGTGGACACAGCCTCATTCCCACAATGAAGCTCCGCCTCAATGCACCAACCATGCTTGTTGATCTCAGTGGGATTTCTGGGCTTGATGGCATTGAAGCCTCTGGCAATCAGGTACACATTGGTGCAATGGCCACGCACCGCTCCGTTGAGATGTCGGATATAGTGAAGCAACACTGTTCGGCTGTAGCAGAGACGGCGTCGGGTATTGGCGATCCGCAGGTGCGTAACAAAGGCACCATCGGCGGCAGCCTTGCCCATGCCGACCCGGCCGCTGATTATCCGGCGATTGTACTCGCGCTAAATGCAACAATTGCCGTGCATGGCCCCAATGGTGCGCGCAATATTTCCGCAGATGACTTTTTCACGGGTATGTTTGACACTGCCCTGGACGATGCAGAAATCATTACCCGCGTCTCCTTCCCTGCCGGCGGCGCAAGCAGTGGTACGGCATATGCCAAGTTTCCCAATCCGGCATCCCGCTTTGCAGTTGTCGGCGTTGCAGCACACATCACTATGGATGGCAGCCGCTGCGTTGATGCTCGCATTGGCATTACAGGTGCTGCACCCTGCGCCTTCCGGGCAACAGCTATGGAAGATGCGCTTAAAGGCACGGCACTGGACGGCGAAAGCATTGCAGCAGCCTGTCAGCATAAACCGGATGAAGATGATATGCTGAGCGACCTCAGTGGCAGCGCCGCATACCGCGCACATTTGTGTGGTGTAATGGCTCGCCGTGCAATTATGGCTGCGGCAAAACAAGCTCGCGGATAA
- a CDS encoding MoxR family ATPase, whose amino-acid sequence MPYASIEAVQEGLRAHDYIADRSLATALFLALNMQRPLFLEGEAGVGKTEVAKVLATMLGGQLIRLQCYEGLDVNTAVYEWNYARQILQIRMLEAEQGQDRSVIQQEIFGESYLIKRPLLNALEAGTKEVPIVLLIDELDRADEEFEAFLLELLSDFQITIPEIGTIKATIPPHVVITSNRTREIHDALKRRCLYHWVDYPAFEKELAIIRTRVPGLAESLAKQVVAFLHELRTTDLYKQPGVAETIDWSRALMLLGQNELNAEVVDDTLGTLLKYRDDISKVSGSQATTLLEQARVRLADMQH is encoded by the coding sequence ATGCCGTACGCCAGCATCGAAGCTGTTCAGGAAGGGTTGCGTGCCCACGATTATATTGCAGACCGTAGCCTCGCGACCGCACTGTTTCTGGCCCTGAACATGCAGCGCCCGCTTTTTCTTGAGGGAGAAGCCGGCGTCGGCAAAACCGAAGTTGCCAAAGTGCTGGCAACCATGCTGGGCGGACAACTCATCAGGCTACAGTGTTACGAGGGACTGGATGTAAACACTGCAGTATACGAATGGAATTACGCCCGTCAGATCCTGCAAATCCGTATGCTCGAAGCAGAGCAGGGCCAGGATCGCTCCGTTATCCAGCAAGAGATCTTTGGGGAGTCCTACCTGATCAAACGCCCCCTCTTGAATGCACTTGAAGCTGGCACAAAGGAAGTGCCCATCGTGCTACTGATCGATGAACTCGACCGGGCTGATGAAGAATTTGAGGCGTTCCTGCTTGAACTCCTCTCTGACTTCCAGATCACCATACCAGAAATAGGGACCATCAAAGCAACCATCCCCCCGCACGTAGTTATCACCTCAAACCGAACCCGTGAAATACATGATGCGCTGAAACGCCGGTGTCTGTACCATTGGGTTGATTATCCTGCATTCGAAAAGGAGCTCGCCATTATCCGCACACGGGTCCCGGGGCTTGCCGAGAGCCTTGCGAAACAAGTTGTGGCTTTCTTACACGAACTTCGTACAACTGATTTGTATAAACAGCCAGGCGTTGCTGAAACCATCGACTGGTCCCGTGCACTCATGCTCCTTGGACAAAATGAACTGAACGCTGAGGTTGTTGACGATACGCTGGGTACACTCCTGAAATATCGCGACGACATCAGCAAGGTGTCAGGATCGCAGGCGACCACGCTTCTTGAGCAAGCCCGTGTAAGGCTCGCTGACATGCAGCACTAA